A window from Bordetella petrii encodes these proteins:
- the adeC gene encoding AdeC/AdeK/OprM family multidrug efflux complex outer membrane factor, with the protein MNPTMHRSFLTLALAAALAGCSLAPTYERPAAPVSDAFPAGPAYGPAGQAGAADAAAADIGWRDFFADPLLQRLISMALEANRDLRVAALNVEEARAQYRIQRADLLPGVGIAGQGSVQRQPGDLTQSGQAGISRSYQVGGAISAWELDLFGRIRSLSEQALETYLAQDETRTATQLALVAETASAYLTLRADQELLSLTQSTLAAQQDSYKLTKQSYDLGVATELDLSQAEIALRTAQRNLSQYTRMAAQDRNALVLLVGQPLPADVVAQLDQATTLPDGIMPRTLPAGLPSDLLARRPDIRAAEHQLKAANANIGAARAAFFPTISLTGSAGTASASLGGLFDAGSGAWSFAPSITMPIFAGGALRASLDASKVRKNIQVAQYEKSIQTAFREVSDALAGRGTLQSQIEAQRLLVDASQRAYNLSQQRFEQGIDNYLSVLDAQRSLYSSQQVLVETRLARLSNLVTLYRTLGGGWTEHSVAAR; encoded by the coding sequence ATGAACCCGACCATGCATCGATCTTTCCTGACGCTGGCGCTGGCCGCGGCCCTGGCGGGCTGCTCGCTGGCGCCCACCTATGAACGCCCCGCGGCGCCGGTCAGCGACGCTTTTCCCGCCGGCCCGGCATACGGGCCGGCGGGCCAGGCCGGCGCAGCGGACGCCGCCGCGGCCGACATCGGCTGGCGCGATTTCTTCGCCGATCCGCTGCTGCAGCGCCTGATCTCGATGGCGCTGGAGGCCAACCGCGACCTGCGGGTGGCGGCCCTTAATGTCGAAGAGGCGCGCGCGCAATACCGCATCCAGCGCGCCGACCTGCTGCCCGGCGTGGGCATTGCCGGCCAGGGTTCGGTACAGCGCCAGCCTGGCGACCTGACCCAGAGCGGCCAAGCCGGCATCAGCCGCAGCTACCAGGTGGGCGGCGCCATCTCGGCCTGGGAACTGGACTTGTTCGGACGCATTCGCAGCCTGAGCGAGCAGGCGCTGGAAACCTACCTGGCGCAGGACGAGACGCGCACCGCCACGCAGCTGGCCCTGGTCGCGGAAACCGCCAGCGCCTACCTGACGCTGCGCGCCGACCAGGAACTGCTGAGCCTGACGCAATCCACCCTGGCCGCCCAGCAGGATTCGTACAAACTGACCAAGCAGAGCTACGACCTGGGCGTGGCCACCGAACTGGACCTGAGCCAGGCCGAGATTGCGCTGCGCACCGCCCAGCGCAACTTGTCGCAATACACGCGCATGGCGGCCCAGGACCGCAACGCGCTGGTGCTGCTGGTGGGCCAGCCGCTGCCGGCGGACGTGGTGGCGCAGCTGGACCAGGCCACCACGCTGCCCGACGGCATCATGCCGCGCACGCTGCCCGCCGGCCTGCCGTCCGACTTGCTGGCGCGGCGTCCCGACATCCGCGCGGCCGAGCACCAGCTGAAGGCGGCCAATGCCAATATCGGCGCCGCGCGCGCGGCGTTCTTTCCCACCATCAGCCTGACAGGCAGCGCCGGCACCGCCAGCGCCAGCCTGGGCGGGCTGTTCGATGCCGGCTCCGGGGCCTGGAGCTTCGCGCCCAGCATCACCATGCCCATTTTTGCCGGCGGCGCGTTGCGCGCCAGCCTGGATGCTTCCAAGGTGCGCAAGAACATCCAGGTGGCGCAATACGAGAAGTCCATCCAGACGGCGTTCCGCGAAGTCTCGGATGCGCTGGCCGGGCGCGGCACGCTGCAGTCCCAGATCGAGGCGCAGCGCCTGCTGGTCGATGCCAGCCAGCGCGCCTACAACCTGTCGCAGCAGCGCTTCGAACAGGGCATCGACAACTACCTGAGCGTGCTGGACGCGCAGCGCTCGCTGTATTCGTCGCAGCAAGTGCTGGTGGAAACGCGGCTGGCGCGGCTGTCCAACCTGGTCACCCTGTACCGGACCCTGGGCGGCGGCTGGACCGAGCACAGCGTGGCCGCGCGCTAG
- a CDS encoding efflux RND transporter permease subunit, whose protein sequence is MAKFFIDRPVFAWVVAIVLMMAGALAILQLPVAQYPNIASPAISIRVNYPGASAQTVQDSVVQVIEQQMNGIDNLNYISSESNSDGSMSITLTFAQGTDPDTAQVQVQNKLAVAQPLLPLEVQQQGIRVSKATKNFLIVAGFISTDGSMAKEDLANYVAANVQDPVSRTAGVGDFQLFGSQYAMRIWLDPDKLLAFDLTTVDVMNAVKEQNVQVSSGELGGLPAVRGQQLNATIIGPSRLQTPEEFGKILLKVNADGSQVRLSDVARVSLGAQNYSIDSYYNGKPASGLAIKLAPGANALDTVDAVRDTINRLKPFFPPGMDVVYPYDTSPFVALSIESVIHTLIEAIILVFLVMYLFLQNLRATLIPTLAVPVVLLGTFGVLAAFGYSINTLTMFGMVLAIGLLVDDAIVVVENVERVMAEEGLSPRQATRKSMGQITGALIGIALVLSAVFVPMAFFGGSTGVIYRQFSITIVSSMVLSVLVAIIFTPALCATLLKRVPKGHHAAKTGFFGWFNRFFDRSNHGYANSVARGLSRPKRLMLIYLLLLVAMGWMFTRIPTSFLPNEDQGILFAQVQAPAGATAERTSHTVEAATRYLLEDEKDAVASVFAVHGFSFGGRGQNSAILFIKLRDWKERGDDALKVGALAQRANAYFATHLHDARVTAFAPPAVMELGNALGFDFQLMDQAGLGHERLAQARDQFLAEAAKSPKLVGVRLNGMEDAPQYQLDIDREKARALGVAISDINSTLSTAWGGSYANDFLDRGRVKKVYVQGEAAARMLPSDLDKWYVRNQSGGMVPFSAFASAHWTYGPQRLDRYNGVPSFNIQGQAAPGYSSGEAMAEMERIAATMPTGVGYEWTGLSYEERLSGSQAPALYAISLIVVFLCLAALYESWAIPTSVMLVVPLGVIGVLAATLLRGLSNDVYFQVGLLTTVGLSAKNAILIVEFAKAHYEEGASLIEAAVHAARQRLRPILMTSMAFILGVVPLAISTGAGSGSQHAIGTGVIGGMLAGTFLAIFFVPVFFVVMLRLFKVKRHSERHDDDDEGEDEPQDAAALPPAPSAQPGEQPQ, encoded by the coding sequence ATGGCCAAGTTTTTCATCGACCGGCCGGTCTTCGCCTGGGTGGTCGCCATCGTCCTGATGATGGCGGGCGCGCTGGCGATCCTGCAGCTGCCGGTGGCGCAGTATCCCAACATCGCTTCGCCGGCCATCAGCATCCGGGTCAACTACCCCGGCGCATCGGCGCAGACGGTGCAGGACAGCGTGGTGCAGGTCATCGAACAGCAGATGAACGGCATCGACAACCTGAACTACATCTCGTCGGAAAGCAATTCCGACGGCAGCATGTCGATCACGCTGACTTTCGCCCAGGGCACCGATCCCGACACGGCCCAGGTGCAGGTGCAGAACAAGCTGGCGGTGGCGCAGCCGCTGCTGCCGCTCGAAGTGCAGCAGCAGGGCATCCGCGTCAGCAAGGCCACCAAGAACTTCCTGATCGTGGCCGGCTTCATTTCCACCGACGGCAGCATGGCCAAGGAAGACCTGGCCAACTATGTGGCGGCCAACGTGCAGGATCCGGTCAGCCGCACGGCCGGGGTGGGCGACTTCCAGCTGTTCGGCTCGCAGTACGCCATGCGCATCTGGCTGGACCCCGACAAGCTGCTGGCCTTCGACCTGACCACGGTCGATGTCATGAACGCCGTCAAAGAGCAGAACGTGCAGGTGTCGTCGGGCGAGCTGGGCGGCCTGCCGGCCGTGCGCGGCCAGCAGCTCAACGCCACCATCATCGGCCCGTCGCGCCTGCAGACGCCAGAAGAGTTCGGCAAGATACTGCTGAAGGTGAACGCCGACGGCTCGCAGGTGCGGCTGTCCGACGTGGCGCGCGTGTCGCTGGGCGCGCAGAACTATTCCATCGACAGCTACTACAACGGCAAGCCCGCCTCGGGCCTGGCCATCAAGCTGGCGCCGGGAGCCAACGCGCTGGACACGGTCGACGCCGTGCGCGACACCATCAACCGGCTCAAGCCGTTCTTCCCGCCCGGGATGGACGTGGTCTATCCGTACGACACCTCGCCGTTCGTGGCCCTGTCGATCGAAAGCGTGATCCACACCCTGATCGAGGCCATCATCCTGGTGTTCCTGGTGATGTACCTGTTCCTGCAGAACCTCCGGGCCACGCTGATTCCCACCCTGGCCGTGCCGGTAGTGCTGCTGGGCACCTTCGGCGTGCTGGCCGCCTTCGGCTATTCCATCAATACCCTGACCATGTTCGGCATGGTGCTGGCCATCGGCCTGCTGGTCGATGACGCCATCGTGGTGGTGGAAAACGTCGAGCGGGTCATGGCCGAAGAGGGGCTGTCGCCCAGGCAGGCCACGCGCAAGTCCATGGGCCAGATCACCGGCGCGCTGATCGGCATCGCCCTGGTGCTGTCGGCCGTGTTCGTGCCCATGGCCTTTTTCGGCGGGTCCACGGGCGTGATCTACCGCCAGTTCTCGATCACCATCGTGTCGTCGATGGTGCTGTCGGTGCTGGTGGCCATCATTTTCACGCCGGCCCTGTGCGCCACGCTGCTCAAGCGCGTGCCCAAGGGGCACCATGCCGCCAAGACGGGTTTCTTCGGCTGGTTCAACCGGTTCTTCGACCGCTCCAACCACGGCTATGCCAACTCGGTGGCGCGCGGGCTCAGCCGCCCCAAGCGCCTGATGCTCATCTACCTGCTGCTGCTGGTGGCCATGGGCTGGATGTTCACGCGCATTCCCACCTCGTTCCTGCCCAACGAAGACCAGGGCATCCTGTTCGCGCAGGTGCAGGCGCCGGCCGGCGCCACCGCCGAGCGCACCAGCCACACCGTCGAAGCCGCCACCCGCTATCTGCTCGAAGACGAGAAAGACGCGGTGGCGTCGGTATTCGCGGTGCACGGCTTCAGCTTCGGCGGCCGCGGCCAGAACTCGGCCATCCTGTTCATCAAGCTGCGCGACTGGAAAGAGCGCGGCGACGACGCGCTGAAGGTCGGCGCGCTGGCCCAGCGCGCCAACGCCTACTTTGCCACGCACCTGCACGATGCGCGCGTCACCGCCTTTGCTCCGCCCGCGGTCATGGAGCTGGGCAATGCGCTCGGCTTCGACTTCCAGCTGATGGACCAGGCAGGGCTGGGCCACGAGCGCCTGGCCCAGGCGCGCGACCAGTTCCTGGCCGAGGCCGCCAAAAGCCCCAAGCTGGTGGGGGTGCGGCTCAACGGCATGGAAGACGCGCCGCAATACCAGCTGGACATCGACCGCGAGAAGGCGCGCGCGCTGGGCGTGGCGATCTCCGACATCAACAGCACGCTGTCGACCGCATGGGGCGGATCGTACGCCAACGACTTCCTGGACCGCGGCCGCGTGAAAAAGGTATACGTGCAGGGCGAGGCCGCGGCGCGCATGCTGCCCTCCGACCTCGACAAATGGTACGTGCGCAACCAGTCCGGCGGCATGGTGCCGTTTTCGGCCTTCGCTTCGGCCCACTGGACCTACGGCCCGCAGCGGCTCGACCGCTACAACGGCGTGCCGTCGTTCAACATCCAGGGCCAGGCGGCGCCGGGCTACAGCTCGGGCGAGGCCATGGCCGAGATGGAGCGCATCGCCGCCACCATGCCCACCGGCGTGGGCTACGAATGGACCGGCCTGTCGTACGAAGAGCGCCTGTCCGGCTCGCAGGCCCCGGCCCTGTACGCAATTTCGCTGATCGTGGTGTTCCTGTGCCTGGCCGCCCTGTATGAAAGCTGGGCGATCCCGACATCCGTCATGCTGGTGGTGCCGCTGGGCGTCATCGGGGTGCTGGCGGCCACGCTGCTGCGCGGCCTGTCCAACGACGTGTATTTCCAGGTCGGCCTGCTGACCACGGTGGGGCTCAGCGCGAAAAACGCGATCCTGATCGTGGAATTCGCCAAGGCCCACTACGAAGAAGGCGCCAGCCTGATCGAGGCCGCCGTGCACGCCGCGCGCCAGCGCCTGCGGCCCATCCTGATGACCTCGATGGCGTTCATCCTGGGCGTGGTTCCGCTGGCCATATCGACCGGGGCCGGCTCGGGCAGCCAGCACGCCATCGGCACCGGAGTGATCGGCGGCATGCTGGCCGGCACCTTCCTGGCCATTTTCTTCGTGCCGGTGTTCTTTGTAGTGATGCTGCGCCTGTTCAAGGTCAAGCGCCACAGCGAGCGCCACGATGACGACGACGAAGGCGAGGACGAACCGCAGGACGCCGCCGCCTTGCCGCCTGCGCCGTCGGCGCAGCCCGGGGAGCAACCGCAATGA